cactgcaactATTCCTGATGCCTTCAGACATGCCACAATGACACCACTCGCTTAAAAAACTTTCACTGGAtcctacctgcccttccaactatcgCTCCCCATCTCCTTCCTCCGTTTCTTATCTAAGCTACTTGACtgccattgtcttgactttctttcagcGCAAGCTATTCTTGACCTGCTTCAATCAGGTTTCCACCCTCTTCTCTCGCTGGAAAccgcccttgctaaagtctccaataaCCTGCTCCTGGCCtctattctatcctcatccttcttgagctctctgctgcttttgatactgttgatcactgcCTACTCGTCGATACGCCGTCCTCACTTGGGTTTCAGGACTCTCTTAGttcttggttttcttcttatctttcccaTTGCACTTTTAGAGGATGCTCTGGTGGATCTTCCTCCACTATCCccccccagggctctgtcttggcacctcttcttttttccatctacacattctcttggtgctctgatcacatcccatggttttcagtatcacctctctGCAGATGGCTCACAGATTTATATCTCTACACCTGGAATTTCTACCGGAAACCAGGCCCAAATTTCAGCCTGTCTGTCCAACACTGCTACCTGGAAGTTTTGCCACCTAAATTGGGCGAGGCCAGGCCTGCCCAAACCCACTCGTGGCTACACCCCTGTCCTGGATAGGTCCTTCACTATTTGACCCAGGCAGAGTAAGAATATAATTGTAGCCATGCACTGGTATTTTTCTAggtggggtatttttttttcttcttttctttatggGTTTTTCTTTTGTTCCATCTCTGTGCACTATGGGGGGTTTAGCCTCAAGTCTCTGCAGTGCAGACCCTTCATACCCCCACCCCAAGAGTTAGAGCCTGCTATGAGGATCTTTTACCTGTAATTAGGAGCAATGTAGCTGTTGGCATCATATTAAAAGGAATTTTTTTGTATTTACTTTCTGGGTGATTGTGTGTGAGTCTGTAGTTTTATGTACATTTGTTGTCCGAAACTACAAAAGAACCCACAGGATAAGAGCAGACACCCCTGCTGTTCTAAATCAAtgcaataaatatttattattcaTCAGTGCTGGGCTCTGAATGGCTACTGCCAATGTTTCATTTTCTAATGACAACTAAACCGGGAATTAATATATTCAATCCTCTGGGGCCCCTCTATCATGAAGATCCCAAAGTTTTGCTCGCTTTTAAGAACAAATGTACATTAGTagttcaaaaaggatattttaataaatttaaggatgtgtgggggccattaataagtTATTATAATGATTAATTTGCATTTTTCCCTACTTATTATATATATtgttggagggggggttgggttttgaaatctaataacaaaTTATAGAACAAATGCTATATGTTATTATATTATGTAGGATGTATTTGCTTGAATACAATTTTGGAGGGTGGgttggggttaaatcttctttttgagaatttgtagaatttcaagtgatgttgtatattgattgttgatttttctatacacttgatgtaaaatttaaaatgaataaagatagatatatatatatataaaaaaaaaaaaaagaacaaatgtAATTCCACCCTTCCTCATCCCAACAGGAGTAAGCACCAGTCCATTCCACAGCACTTACTAAAGCCACCGAAGGATCCAGGTTCATGATCTTCATTCGGTGAGGGGCTCGCTGGCAGTGGTAGCTCAGGTCATGAATGAAGCCAGTTTCCTCTGAATCTACAAAAGCCTGTGTAGTGTGAGGGTCCAAGTAAATCAATTCTTCTCCTATACAGATAAATGTAAAGAGGTATATACATACACCAGACAAAAATTTGCGACGACAGCATTTCCCAGCCAGTGATCAAATGACTTAAGTACAACCCGGGACCTAATGAAAATGTGTTTGTCAGGGGTACCATCCTAAAAGTGATCTCTGATATTCTCTTGGATGAAAGAGCACTTGGGCTCAGGAGTGTTTCTCACTGAATATAAGCAAGAAGGCTCAACACACGCACACAAGACTAACCTAAAGATCTTTAACAGGATGGGGTGATGTGACCCTAGAGGATGTATGAAGGATGTCATGTGACTGACTGAAGAGGAGCCCTCAAGATCATGTTTAGCTTAACCATTGCATTACTTTTGAGTATTCCAGCCATATGGCCTTGGGTCTCAGGTCACTTAAGATCAATGCAATGGGCTAGACAGAGTACACCCTCTTCTCCGAATAGTCCAGcagttaaaagaaatacaagacaTCTCTTTGCTGACAACAGGTTCGAAAAACACAGAACAGAGGTTCTGGCAATTTTGAGGCATGATCCTGCAGGCCAAGGCCATCATTAAGACAAAGCAATAGTTTTGATATATAGAAGTTGTTTTCATCAACTTATTTGTTGTTTCTTACCTGAAAATCCTATGAAATAATAAGCATTATTTGGTTTTCCTCCTAATGCTCCTAAGGACTGTGGCATCTTAAAACATTCCTATACAGGCAAAGAGAAAGAGTCCTGTTTTTTGTTCCATACAGTACTTTTCAGATTCACAGATATGCAAAGGGATTAAATTCATACCTTGAATGCAGCAATGTAGATAGGGTTGATGTGGTTTATCCCAAGTCGGAGAGGTACGATCAGCAGCAGAGGCTTCCAGCCTGTGCAATATGCAGATGCTGTCCTGTTTTTGTTAAACGCGCTACCATGGGCAGCTCCACCTGCGTAAGGAGGATACTTGCACATTTTTTCTGAGAAAAGAACAAATATCATATTTGTCTATAGTAACACATTTGCACATATTTTGAAATGTTCTCTAATTCCTTgtcacaatatttaaaaaaaaaacctcttggaACCCTGGGGCAGGGTAATTTAACTTCAGGCCCAtcagcccagtatcatgtttccaataatggccaatccaggtcagaaatATAAGTCCTAGTCTTAGACAATTTTCCCTCTGTTAGTGGAAGAAGAGCCAAAAAAGATTTTGCTATGAGGATCAATGAACCTTTTTTGACCAATACCGATATAAATACTCAATCAGCAGAAAAGGAATACCCCAAAACACTGATTTAAAACCAAACTATTCCTCTCTCCTATTGGTGAGCAGTGCAAGAGAAATTAGGTCATATAGGGACTTTGTCCAGAACCTCCTTGAAAGGAGGTATCGCTATCTGAAGGGAAGAGAAAACTTTGGGATATAAAAGAGGCCAACTCATCTCAGTGAAAGGGTGGATCAAGGAAGATTCATCAACCCAAGAAAGAGAAAGCCGTCTTCACATGTGTaataaaactctggaattcattgccagagaatgtggtgaaatcagttagcttaccagggtttaaaaaaagggtttggataatttcctaaaagaggcttggggaaatccactgctttatcctaggattaagaagtataaaatctgttttactacttgagattaCTTGAGATCTAGGTAGGTACTcaggacctgggctggccactgttggaaggatgctggcttgatggaccttcagtctgtcccagtatagtaaTTCTTAAGTTCTCATGTAAGTCTTCCCCATGGAAAAAGGCCACCTTATGTCTGTGTTCTGGTCCTAAGGAACTTGCTGCTCTGTGAGAGGAGGCAAATTTTCTACAAAATAACTCAGTGCCACATCACCACACCATGAATAAGTGGTACGCTAAAGGAGTGGTAAAggccccacccctccccaataTCCTCTCCAAAttctcaggccccgcccccatctGACACAGAGGCATGTGACAGCAGACATCACCCTTAAGGGCCACGACATCCACCCCGAACCTCCATGTCAGAGGATATCTGAGGACCTACTGCCTAATTCCAGTAAAAGCCACTGGGGCATCTCTAGGGCTGCCAACATTCTATTCAAGCAATCTATTTAATTGGGATTTATAAAATGCCTTTATGTGAGGAGATTCACCTAAAGCAAAGCAGTTACACTAGCAGCTGATGCACAAACGCAGACTCAGGATGACAGGATGCTCCGCAGAAGTCTGTTGTCTCAGAAGTCTGTCCAGAGACATGCCTTGCCTCCGTGACATGCCACACAGGAAACAAGTGGCTGACATTCGCACCAGTGGGAGAACCTCAGAAGCCAATGGTTTCCCCACCATATCAGCTCCAACCCAATTTCACGAACTGGAGAAGTTCAACATGCTTCTTGCATCGGCCGCCCTCACAATCCTTTGCAGGATAGGAGATTTCAAAAACAGAAGAGGCTTGCTATGTTCAGGCTCCACACacgcttcctcttctcctgtcaATGTTTGAATCCGCTCACTCATCTGCTGAGAGGGATTCCCCTATCAGCATTCCCCTACTCTCAGCCTATTGCTACTGCTGGATGACTTGATaaccttttctcttttttttcaatttttaaacattatttgCTCTGGGAGTAGAAAAACAAAGCAAAGACCACagacaatacaaaaaaaaatggaagggTGGAGGAGGAAGTTAAACTATCCTGCCATAGAACAATATGGCCCTCTAGGACTAAAATCCACAGGACAGAGTCCTGGTTCAATTAGGAAAAAAGGTCCATGCTTAGCTTACACATcaaggtgggagggagaggggtgggaatggggtattattttaaataagaatgggttattggaagaagaattgcatttttattattgattaaATACAGGGGTAAATATTACTTTCAATTGtatgtaagttcaaagtgcttttcttgatttgttatatgttcagcTTCATATGTAATGCACTGTtgctacttgaaaatcaataaggatttataaaaaaacaaaaaacaaagtacCTTAAATTAGGAGCTGATCCAGGATTTAAAATACCCTCTTTTTCAGCCATTCATTCCAAGCAGCTGAAAATGATTTGGAAAAACCAGTACCGTTTCTAAAATGccaaatttttttgaaatgtTTGAAAgtacagtagaaccttggtttacgagtataatttgttccagaagcatgttcgtaaaccaatttactcgtatatcaaagcgagtttccccgtaGGATGTAAGGGAAaatcgcttgattcgttccacctcctcccccccttcccgtggccactggcgctgctccacacacacacacccgtgATCCGGAATCCCCCCCACTCGCATCAACCCCCCAactgcgatctggcatcccccattCACCCACTCAAACACATTCTCTAACCCatatctggcaccagcaccaacgcacacctcttccttgtgctgggccttgagcatctgcgcatgctcaaggccttctagttctcgctctctccggtgccagataggggtaagagaatgtgtttgggagggggggtgagtgggggatgccagatcgcagcaggggaaGGGGCGACGCGATGGGGGGGCCTCGTAAATCAAGTCAAGCTCAGTTTACGAGGCACAGGttttgagaatgttttgctcgtcttgcaaaacactcgcaaaccgcggcactcgtaaaccgaggtttgactgtattttgatTGAGCTCTATCTCTCGTTTCAATAAGGGTAGTAGGGGTGCTGTTCTACTTCTTTGTAAAACAGAACTATAGTTTACAGCAGAAAATAGCAAAATCAGAATCCCATTCAAAGTAAAACAGAACGCATAGTCTTACTGATATCTTCAATCACCACGGTATTGTCCATCGATACATACACCGCCAAAGAATTCCATTCATCAAACAGCGCCAGTTTTCTGTGAAATATTTGAAAGCTGGGATTAAGATTAAACGTTACCAGACCGTGTGGCATTGGCTGACCAACTCTCAAATATAGGAGCCTTTCAAATTCTATAAAACATGAATATTTCCTTAAGAAATTAAT
The nucleotide sequence above comes from Geotrypetes seraphini chromosome 5, aGeoSer1.1, whole genome shotgun sequence. Encoded proteins:
- the ATG4A gene encoding cysteine protease ATG4A isoform X3; this translates as MLRCGQMMLAQALICRHLGRDWRWEKQKEQAEEYQRILQCFLDRKDCCYSIHQMAQMGIGEGKKIGEWFGPNTVAQVLKKLALFDEWNSLAVYVSMDNTVVIEDIKKMCKYPPYAGGAAHGSAFNKNRTASAYCTGWKPLLLIVPLRLGINHINPIYIAAFKECFKMPQSLGALGGKPNNAYYFIGFSGEELIYLDPHTTQAFVDSEETGFIHDLSYHCQRAPHRMKIMNLDPSVALGFFCKEEADFDNWCSLVQQEILKQQRRMFELVPKHPPHWPPFIPPTKPEVSTTGAELIESTDKLFEVEEEFEILSV